The segment CGCGGGGGTCGGGGGGAGGGCGAGGGAGGGCGGACACGCAGGTCCGCCCCTACCACGCCGATGCCCGTGACGGGGAATGTTCAACCGTGAGGACAGATCTGGACCGGGAGTCCGCGAAGGCGGACTTTGTGCTGTTGTTGCTGCGAGTTCAGTCGCCGATCCCCCTGTGTTCAGCCCTGGCTCGGGTTGTGCTTCGACAGCCGCGCGTAAACAGTCCGTAGCTGGCAGCGGGGCGCCCTGTCCCGCGGCGGCGCGGCGCCTGGTTTCGTGAGAATGCAAGGGTTTACCGCGGCTCCACACCACGACGTCCTCGCGCTCGTCCTGCAGATCGCGGTGCTGCTGTTCATGGCGCGCGCGCTGGGCGAGGTGGCGCAGCGATTCCGGCAGCCGGCCGTGGTGGGCGAGATCCTCGCCGGGATCATCCTGGGGCCGTCGCTGCTCAGCGGCATCTTTCCGCTGGCCGGCAAGTACATCGTCCCGCACAGCCAGGTGCAGGGCTACCTGCTGGAGGTGGTGAGCCTCTTCGGGGCCATGTTCCTCCTCCTCATCACCGGCCTCGAGACCGACCTGCAGCTCATCCGTCGGCAGGCGCGGACGGCGCTGGGGGCCTCGCTGGGGGGGATCGTGGTGCCCTTCGCCACGGGGTACGTGCTGGGGCTGTACATCCCCGACGACCTGCTGGCGAACCCCGAGCGGCCCATCGTCTTCGCCCTCTTCCTCGCCACGGCCATGTCCATCTCCGCGATCCCCGTGATCGCGAAGGTGCTGATGGACCTCAACCTCATGCGGCGCGACGTGGGGCAGACCATCATCGCCGCGGGGATGACGGACGACGCCGTCGGGTGGATGCTGCTCTCGGTGGTGCTGGGGCTGGCGGGCGGCGAGGCGACCAACGTGGGCACGGTGGGGCTGGCGGTGGGGAAGGTGCTGGGGTTCATGGCGGTCAGCTTCACCGTCGGCCGCTGGCTGGTGCGCCACGCCCTCAACTACGTGCAGGACCACGTCATCAGCCACCACCGCATCCTGTCGCTGGTGGTGGTGCTGACCTTCGGGTGGGGCGCCCTGTCGCTGGCGCTTGGGCTGGAGGCGATGCTCGGCGCCTTCGTGATGGGGATCCTCCTGGGCGGGATGCCGCGCCTCCCCAGCCGCGTCTTCCACACCGTGGAGACGATGGCGATGGGGGTGTTCGCGCCCATCTTCTTCGCGGTCGCGGGGCTCAAGGTGAACGTGCGCAGCCTGGCCGAGCCGCGGCTCATCGGCATCGCGCTGCTGGTGATCGGCGTGGCGTGCTTCGGCAAGGTGGTGGGCGGCTACGCGGGGGCGCGCCTGCTGGGCGGGCGCGACCACTGGACCGCGCTCAGCTTCGGCGTGGGGATGAACGCGCGCGGCGCCATGGAGATCATCATCGCCAGCATCGGCCTCTCCCTGGGGCTGCTGACGCAGGAGATGTTCTCCATCATCGTCGTGATGGCCATCACCACCTCCGTGCTCGCCCCGCCTGCGCTGCGCTGGACGCTGAGCCACGTCAAGATCGGCAAGCAGGAGATGGAGCGGCTGAAGCGCGAGGAGCTGGCGCAGGACAGCCTGATCGCGGGGGTGAAGCGGGTGCTGGTGCCCGTGCGCTGCCGCCAGGGGGAGCGCCGCTCGCTCTTTCGCCTGGAGGCCGAGCTGATCCAGCAGATGCGCGAGCGCAACGCCGTGGCGGTCACCCTCTTCACCGTGGTGGAGGAGTGCGACCGCGCGGGGAGCGAGGAGTTCCTGGTGAAGGTGTCCGACTGCTTCCCGGGAACGGAGCTCACGCGCAAGGTGGTTACGGGGAAGGACATCGCCAAGGCGATCCTGGCCGAGGCGGAGAACGACTACGACCTGATCCTGCTGGGCGCGCCCGCCAACACCGCGGGGAAGGAGGAGCTCTTCGACCCGATGGTCGACTACCTCCTGCGCATGGCCCCCTGCCCCACGATGGTGGTCAAGGGCCGGCTGGGCGACGAGAACTGGCCGCCGCGCCGCATCCTCCTTCCCACCAACGGCTCCGCCGCCTCCCGCGCCGCCGCCGACGTCGCGTTCGCGCTGGCGCTGGGCGAGGGGCGCGAGGTGATGGTGCTGAACGTGGTGGAGGCGCGCGAGGGGTCGCGCCGCCTGGACCTGGGCGGCGAGGAGATGCGCCGGCAGATGGAGTCGGCGCGCGCCATCGTGGACCAGCTCTGCGTGATGGGCGAGGCGCTGGGCGTGCGCACCCGCACCGAGGTGCGCACCGGCGCCAATCCGGAGGCCGTCATCCTGGAGCTGGCGCTCGACGGAATCGACCTGGTGGTGCTGGGCACCGACCTGCGCCCCGCGTCCGACCGCCTCTTCCTGGGGCCGCGCGTGGAGCGGGTGCTGAACAACGCGGCGTGCCCGGTTGTAGTGATGAACGCGTCCTGAGGGCCCCCACCCCCAGCGTCGCTCCGCGACGCATCCCCCTCCCCCAAAACTGCCTGGGGGAGGGGGTTCGTTGTGATGCAGTTTGGCCGGGAAGCGGCGGACTGTGACGCGGCGCCACGGCGGCGCTATATTTGAATGCGGACGCCGCACGGCGCGTTCGCGAAAACCCGCACCCTCCTGAGGCCCATGGACGTCCTTTCGCGAAACAACGTCAAGGTATTCGGCCGGGGCACGCAGCCCATGGTGTTCGCGCACGGCTTCGGGTGCGACCAGAACATGTGGCGCTACGTGACGCCCGCCTTCGAGGACGACTACCGCATCGTCCTCTTCGACTACGTGGGCTCCGGCCAGAGCGACCTGGCGGCGTACGACGCGAACCGCTACTCCACGCTGGACGGATACGCGCGGGACGTGCTGGATGTGTGCGAGGCGCTGGACC is part of the Longimicrobium sp. genome and harbors:
- a CDS encoding cation:proton antiporter codes for the protein MQGFTAAPHHDVLALVLQIAVLLFMARALGEVAQRFRQPAVVGEILAGIILGPSLLSGIFPLAGKYIVPHSQVQGYLLEVVSLFGAMFLLLITGLETDLQLIRRQARTALGASLGGIVVPFATGYVLGLYIPDDLLANPERPIVFALFLATAMSISAIPVIAKVLMDLNLMRRDVGQTIIAAGMTDDAVGWMLLSVVLGLAGGEATNVGTVGLAVGKVLGFMAVSFTVGRWLVRHALNYVQDHVISHHRILSLVVVLTFGWGALSLALGLEAMLGAFVMGILLGGMPRLPSRVFHTVETMAMGVFAPIFFAVAGLKVNVRSLAEPRLIGIALLVIGVACFGKVVGGYAGARLLGGRDHWTALSFGVGMNARGAMEIIIASIGLSLGLLTQEMFSIIVVMAITTSVLAPPALRWTLSHVKIGKQEMERLKREELAQDSLIAGVKRVLVPVRCRQGERRSLFRLEAELIQQMRERNAVAVTLFTVVEECDRAGSEEFLVKVSDCFPGTELTRKVVTGKDIAKAILAEAENDYDLILLGAPANTAGKEELFDPMVDYLLRMAPCPTMVVKGRLGDENWPPRRILLPTNGSAASRAAADVAFALALGEGREVMVLNVVEAREGSRRLDLGGEEMRRQMESARAIVDQLCVMGEALGVRTRTEVRTGANPEAVILELALDGIDLVVLGTDLRPASDRLFLGPRVERVLNNAACPVVVMNAS